The Candidatus Wallbacteria bacterium genome has a segment encoding these proteins:
- a CDS encoding adenylate/guanylate cyclase domain-containing protein, translated as MIKCSKCQFSCPDGSKFCLECGVRLDQAENKDELKLVSILFADLKGFTSMSEKLEPDAVKEIIDEIFQRLTGIISSEGGEVIKYEGDCIMAAFGLTVSSDLDPMHSCYAALRMRNEVSKFSAEQAAKGGARLEIRIGIHTGKVVKGLIGGKTDILGDAVNLAARMEQNAPTGEILITADHSMLLKGRFKIQSYQKLDIKGKNEPVQTILVKDRAPIRQRSILGHETAFLGRSVELASCIKILEQLVTDKKPHLIVIEGPPGIGKSRVMREFNRHCDTLPYDQVMTSVYYDSSVKNDFRLMKVLFQQKFGVVSAETLASHLSNREASWDDLFEHSRILAFLTSLKTDYSPQGDPEIASMAALKAAEDMFLNLTKRDPYIFFLDDLQWIDEASVELIQHLLRWGKGRLLFACTARPEWREQFKNLPDSGVTVIPLPPLSSEVCRSLLENATGSVQVPDQLVSMIENAAGGSPLFIEEILISLSEAGILNTGPGAGLEIDTVRLEKYKIPGSIGLVLQSRLESMNKENLEILKKGSITSMQFIPEFVSDLCGKTNLGENIEAFIQKGFLLPSPEQDILGYRYFSFSHALLRDATLNRLTKKQKIKLHDSVAKWFLNLTAAKEHGSDLNPRLYSHYLQAENIRETVKYGFLTLQQLMKHFRIADALPYFRTIEPLLSKDGSLAGDGKKAEFLGLYSAALTASGENKNCLGVIERYLPEFADLPSAWIELNLKKMHSLELLSELESWERTILECEQKLPEIQPESQMNKYKMLLLFQRSQLSFRRGDLSEALLHLTSLADSPAGSNSTALYAETLKNIGTIHFNRLELDIALSYYRKSIEQYNLLGDLHCAFLVEYNIGLVQQSKKNYPEAKQQIVKSLKHDLSIGDRHGASIGYFSLSTFYLEMEDYSNALENAFKALELSRNTGYKTGVAAALHNIGEIYCELGDFDSAGSRLKEALMLYSEIGNELRFAHCYMALGKFHHYQGELAEASAMYILAAEKYETSGCLHDKVNALISSAREEIFQDNWGNAKSRLEEALNISVKMHYKESAASAYCWLAEIELNQGSPEKALDKLQSAEKTFRNLGSTQSLAYCLSTLARTLLALGKSEEARCCCEEALLISRENKDEQSEATSKLALAEVLVFEGKLEEALSTALEAEQTFRSLFRMAEAARAAKTIQAIRNKFKMPENRLRNNRNL; from the coding sequence ATGATCAAGTGCAGTAAATGCCAATTTTCCTGCCCTGACGGCTCCAAGTTCTGCCTGGAGTGCGGAGTTCGTTTAGATCAGGCTGAAAACAAAGATGAACTGAAGCTTGTCTCTATCCTGTTTGCCGATCTCAAAGGTTTTACCAGCATGAGTGAAAAACTGGAGCCTGATGCGGTCAAGGAAATCATCGACGAAATTTTCCAACGACTTACTGGAATCATTTCTTCCGAAGGCGGCGAAGTCATCAAATACGAAGGCGATTGCATCATGGCCGCTTTCGGACTGACAGTCAGTTCCGACCTGGACCCGATGCATTCCTGTTACGCAGCACTGAGAATGCGCAACGAGGTGAGCAAATTCTCGGCTGAACAAGCAGCAAAGGGCGGGGCGCGACTTGAAATCAGGATCGGCATTCATACAGGCAAGGTCGTAAAAGGTCTCATCGGCGGGAAAACCGACATTCTGGGTGATGCTGTCAACCTGGCAGCCCGCATGGAGCAGAACGCTCCGACAGGTGAGATCTTAATTACCGCGGACCACAGCATGCTCTTGAAAGGCCGTTTCAAAATCCAGTCTTACCAGAAACTTGATATCAAAGGAAAAAACGAACCTGTCCAGACGATTCTTGTCAAAGACCGCGCGCCAATCAGGCAGAGAAGTATTTTAGGTCATGAAACAGCTTTTCTGGGCAGAAGCGTAGAACTTGCCTCCTGCATCAAAATCCTGGAACAGCTGGTTACAGATAAAAAGCCTCACCTGATCGTGATTGAAGGTCCGCCCGGCATCGGAAAAAGCCGCGTGATGCGGGAATTCAACCGCCACTGTGACACCCTGCCATACGATCAGGTGATGACTTCGGTTTATTACGACAGTTCCGTAAAAAACGACTTCCGCCTGATGAAAGTCCTCTTTCAGCAGAAATTCGGAGTTGTCAGTGCGGAAACTCTGGCTTCGCATTTATCGAATCGCGAGGCATCCTGGGATGATCTGTTTGAACACTCCAGGATTCTGGCTTTCCTCACAAGCCTTAAAACTGACTATTCCCCTCAGGGGGACCCTGAAATCGCTTCAATGGCCGCATTAAAAGCTGCTGAGGACATGTTCCTGAATCTGACTAAGCGTGATCCGTACATCTTTTTCCTGGACGATCTCCAGTGGATTGACGAAGCTTCTGTGGAGCTGATACAGCATCTGCTGCGCTGGGGAAAAGGCAGGCTGCTGTTCGCCTGTACAGCCAGGCCGGAATGGAGAGAGCAGTTTAAAAACCTTCCAGATTCAGGCGTCACTGTTATCCCCCTGCCCCCTCTCAGTTCAGAAGTTTGCCGCAGCCTGCTGGAAAATGCGACGGGTTCAGTGCAGGTTCCAGATCAGCTTGTTTCGATGATCGAGAATGCAGCCGGAGGAAGCCCTTTATTCATCGAAGAAATATTAATTTCCCTTTCCGAAGCGGGTATTTTGAATACTGGTCCTGGGGCCGGACTGGAAATCGACACTGTCAGGCTGGAAAAATACAAAATCCCGGGGTCAATAGGGCTGGTGCTGCAATCGCGTCTTGAGAGCATGAACAAGGAAAACCTGGAAATATTGAAAAAAGGCTCAATCACAAGCATGCAGTTCATTCCGGAATTTGTCTCGGATCTATGCGGGAAGACTAATCTGGGTGAAAATATCGAAGCGTTTATTCAGAAAGGTTTTCTTCTGCCTTCGCCGGAACAGGATATTCTTGGTTACAGATATTTCTCATTCAGCCATGCCCTGCTGCGGGATGCCACGCTGAACAGACTGACAAAAAAACAGAAAATCAAGCTGCATGATTCGGTTGCGAAATGGTTCCTGAACCTTACGGCTGCAAAAGAACACGGATCAGATCTTAATCCCCGTCTCTACAGTCATTATCTGCAGGCCGAGAATATCAGAGAAACTGTTAAATATGGGTTTCTGACATTGCAGCAGCTGATGAAACATTTCCGGATCGCCGACGCTCTTCCATACTTCAGGACTATAGAACCCCTTCTTTCAAAAGACGGAAGTCTTGCAGGTGACGGAAAAAAAGCTGAATTCCTTGGACTATACTCTGCTGCACTGACTGCGAGTGGGGAAAACAAAAACTGTCTGGGTGTCATCGAGCGATATCTTCCTGAGTTTGCAGATCTGCCTTCTGCCTGGATTGAACTGAATCTGAAAAAAATGCACTCTCTGGAACTTCTGTCTGAACTTGAATCATGGGAGAGAACAATCCTGGAATGCGAACAAAAGCTGCCTGAAATACAACCCGAATCGCAGATGAATAAATATAAAATGTTGCTTCTTTTCCAGCGCAGCCAGCTCAGTTTCCGGCGCGGCGATCTTTCTGAGGCTTTATTGCATCTGACAAGTCTGGCTGATTCGCCGGCAGGTTCCAATTCGACTGCGCTGTATGCTGAAACTCTGAAAAATATCGGTACCATACATTTCAATCGTTTAGAACTGGACATCGCACTTTCGTATTACCGGAAATCCATCGAGCAATACAATCTGCTAGGCGATCTTCATTGTGCTTTCCTGGTCGAGTACAATATCGGCCTGGTTCAGCAGAGTAAGAAAAATTATCCTGAAGCAAAGCAGCAGATTGTAAAATCCCTGAAGCATGATCTTTCAATTGGAGATCGGCATGGCGCTTCCATTGGATACTTTAGCCTTTCCACTTTTTATCTCGAGATGGAGGATTACTCCAATGCCCTGGAAAACGCTTTTAAAGCTCTGGAATTATCCCGCAATACAGGTTATAAGACAGGTGTAGCGGCTGCGCTTCATAACATTGGCGAGATTTACTGCGAGCTTGGTGATTTCGATTCCGCAGGATCCAGGCTCAAGGAGGCCTTGATGCTGTATTCAGAAATAGGCAATGAGCTGAGATTTGCTCATTGTTACATGGCTTTGGGAAAATTCCATCATTATCAGGGTGAACTGGCTGAAGCTTCAGCAATGTATATCCTGGCTGCTGAAAAATATGAGACCTCCGGTTGTCTGCATGACAAAGTCAATGCTCTGATTTCCTCTGCCAGAGAGGAAATCTTTCAGGACAACTGGGGAAACGCCAAAAGCCGACTGGAAGAGGCTTTAAACATCAGTGTCAAGATGCATTACAAAGAAAGCGCAGCCAGTGCATATTGCTGGCTGGCAGAGATTGAGCTGAACCAGGGTAGTCCTGAAAAAGCATTAGATAAACTCCAGTCTGCGGAAAAGACGTTCCGCAATTTAGGGAGTACCCAGTCTCTTGCATACTGTCTGTCAACGTTGGCCAGAACTCTTCTTGCTCTTGGGAAATCTGAAGAAGCCCGCTGTTGTTGCGAGGAAGCGCTGCTGATTTCAAGGGAAAACAAAGATGAACAGAGCGAAGCCACCTCAAAGCTTGCTCTGGCTGAGGTTCTGGTGTTTGAGGGAAAACTTGAGGAAGCGCTAAGCACTGCTTTAGAGGCAGAGCAGACTTTCCGCAGTCTGTTCAGAATGGCGGAAGCTGCCAGAGCTGCAAAAACAATTCAAGCCATCAGAAACAAGTTTAAAATGCCGGAAAACAGATTAAGAAATAACCGCAACTTGTAG